The following coding sequences are from one Neodiprion lecontei isolate iyNeoLeco1 chromosome 7, iyNeoLeco1.1, whole genome shotgun sequence window:
- the LOC107220869 gene encoding protein sarah: protein MEDKREANLDSEHGSSENTENIIINEVDGLPNLHPNYQQLELELEADQDRGDANMRTIDELVRDEDLPTSVIVTNVDPRVFKDPQIMSGIETLFKQFGENATFQYFRSFRRMRVNYSSPSAAAHARIQLHQTRYGETDINCYFAQPVTPIDMEDQHLHPPAPTKQFLISPPASPPVGWEPREEGEPLVNHDLLAAIANLSPGATHELHPGGSGQPGIVVHVCETTNPMKSGPRIQHTRCPEY from the exons ATGGAGGATAAACGAGAGGCGAACCTCGATAGTGAGCATGGGTCCTCGGAGAATACggagaatataataattaacgagGTCGACGGCCTGCCAAACTTGCATCCCAATTACCAACAGCTTGAACTAGAATTGGAAGCTGACCAGGATCGCGGAGACGCGAACATGAGAACGATAGACGAATTAGTCAGAGACGAAGATCTCCCAACTTCAGTAATTGTCACCAATGTAGACCCCAGAGTTTTCAAAGATCCTCAGATAATG aGTGGCATAGAAACACTATTCAAACAGTTCGGAGAAAACGCCACTTTTCAGTACTTCAGATCTTTTAGACGAATGAGGGTCAACTACAGTTCGCCCAGCGCCGCTGCTCATGCCAGGATACAGCTGCACCAAACACGTTATGGAGAGACGGATATCAACTGCTACTTTGCTCAACCTGTCACGCCAATAG ATATGGAAGATCAGCATCTCCACCCGCCAGCACCAACTAAACAGTTCCTAATTTCACCTCCGGCATCACCGCCAGTTGGTTGGGAGCCTCGGGAAGAAGGCGAGCCGCTCGTGAACCATGACTTACTCGCAGCAATTGCCAACCTATCACCAG GTGCGACCCACGAACTCCATCCAGGCGGATCTGGTCAACCTGGTATAGTTGTCCACGTCTGTGAGACAACGAATCCTATGAAAAGTGGTCCTCGTATACAGCACACACGTTGTCCAGAGTATTAA
- the LOC107220864 gene encoding cAMP-dependent protein kinase catalytic subunit beta-like, producing the protein MNERDLDKSFIEYEQILEGLKTNFTENWKTKRKPNQSLDDFVRYRTLGTGAFGRVMLVKQKATGVYYAMKILEKAKLVKLKQVEHTGNEKRILECVRFPFVIYMEFCFKDNSYIYLILPFVTGGEMFSHLRRMGKFDEGLSRFYAAQVTLALEYLHHCGLVYRDLKPENILIESNGYLKITDFGFCKLVDGRTWTLCGTPEYLAPEIILSKGYGKSVDWWSFGVLIYEMNAGYPPFYARDPMKIYEKIVSGKYKFASNFGEDLRDLLKNILQVDLSRRYGNLKDGAVDVKKHRWFRSVNWLLIYQQKVEPGFIPKTGSVGDTSNYDHYDEEELIIDKVDRFAKEFADF; encoded by the coding sequence ATGAACGAACGTGACTTGGATAAATCTTTTATCGAGTACGAGCAGATTTTGGAGGGATTGAAGACGAATTTCACAGAGAACTGGAAGACGAAAAGGAAGCCGAACCAATCGCTCGACGATTTCGTGCGGTATAGAACCCTGGGAACCGGAGCCTTTGGTCGAGTGATGCTCGTGAAGCAAAAAGCTACCGGCGTATACTACGCGATGAAGATATTGGAGAAGGCGAAGTTGGTGAAACTGAAGCAAGTCGAGCATACCGGGAATGAGAAGAGGATACTGGAGTGTGTGCGATTCCCGTTTGTTATCTACATGGAGTTTTGCTTCAAAGATAACTCCTACATATACTTGATCCTACCATTCGTGACCGGCGGTGAAATGTTTTCTCATTTAAGAAGGATGGGAAAGTTCGATGAGGGATTGTCAAGATTTTACGCTGCTCAAGTCACTTTAGCTCTTGAGTATCTGCATCATTGCGGTTTGGTTTATCGCGACCTGAAGCCAGAGAATATATTGATAGAAAGCAATGGCTACCTGAAAATAACAGATTTTGGCTTCTGCAAATTGGTAGACGGTAGAACTTGGACGTTGTGCGGTACGCCGGAATATCTGGCTCCTGAAATAATCCTTTCAAAAGGATACGGTAAGTCGGTGGATTGGTGGAGTTTCGGAGTTCTGATTTACGAAATGAACGCCGGATACCCGCCTTTTTACGCTCGAGATCCGATGAAGATATACGAGAAGATCGTTTCCGGAAAGTACAAGTTCGCAAGCAACTTTGGCGAGGACTTGCGAGACCTGTTGAAGAACATTCTACAAGTGGATTTGTCCAGACGTTACGGGAACTTGAAGGATGGCGCGGTGGACGTCAAGAAGCATCGTTGGTTTCGCTCTGTTAATTGGCTACTGATATACCAGCAGAAGGTAGAGCCTGGCTTCATACCTAAAACCGGTAGCGTCGGAGATACGAGCAACTACGATCACTATGATGAGGAAGAGCTAATCATTGACAAAGTGGATCGTTTTGCCAAGGAGTTTGCTGACTTTTGA
- the LOC107220870 gene encoding proto-oncogene tyrosine-protein kinase ROS isoform X6, with amino-acid sequence MYEELAESWQYCRNESWEKDNQILIKNLQPYTKYRFRVAVILKSTQHSRESIASAPSVPILTKPEGFPLSPPVIVRAAAVDCCRVSVSWEPGPFPNGPLLSYVLRLQGGNYSTLKDISAVENVTDHYMFQNLTPHQNYSVSITMRNSEGEGPPAVIYISTTPEPAVTDMQLPILILGGEHQVKKQVADLLENPVLIYETANKICGVAIHVASGQVFVSDSGGYVYRTSVDEKTDPIVVLSPDQVNFKPLSLSVDWLNLHLYVLGEVKHATTVWQIARCNLDGRGLTVAVAAFLSKPSHIEVDPYNGYLFWVSKDGLSRLDLADISNGVKHETQPDLILEDSHLEAFMVDHRNFRLLIPHPMQNTVLSVTLDGREVSNLRANTQQPQFQNVVSLAMANGLFYWANGRDILTEDYHPGQNRYFHNSYPYKSCYSVNVLMDASQPAPVPVNPPTGVQAVLGAEMAKVSWRAPYLLGGQGKGAWQNWSYELEIKDEITGKAVHQKGIRLLSHTVHRLRERTKYSIKAAAYTSAGRGPWSTEFRGRTLRDPKGEPYASILWSATEGLLKSDVTGENVETLIHRASWKDSEMQYHIVDVAWYKDLLYLVGNNSVLYCYNTTSHENNRMHINSVGSVAVDWISKKLYWANPNQQIITRANLDGTHQEPMSILAIVKELMIDSLEAYLYWSTGYAVEVSRLNGQDRRFYYSDEIFIGKQVMGLTLDTENKFVYWIVRSYESGSILYKAPTSERIPLNDKIIPEQKYLEFQVSALQYPNIQGPLCYFSEHLLWLQDDRNAVIGDLSGQNTAIINGITLSGLQMVAIMDHALHKYPKNLSANSIVVLPSAVSIDSIRVEGKWNNFNVSWNPVKNVNYGTVFYEVKFADYINTNTNSEITKETTIPYHNSEIFSPYAILEVTIKAFTYWGMSHNTRKILRSPQAKPSQPTNARGFVEFDKKPLSDETNISAVFRWDPPDHPNGLIQVYAIDCWYMLEGMNIDICNCLNVNSTMLEYRLYQLLPNTTYYFRVQAYTEVGGGWFTDIVNISTDYENPVPKILVATPEAVRISDLDRQINDTITRHVAIEVAYSAVENKVYGINEMQEMMLADIDSPNVTKILKLNNTASSLCVNWVTRTLFWTEADYGESVSRNIMRLDLTAWEAGYTIAEKIITTRNATLNLDISPLTGTLYWIELVQADRGVTMQSNLNGENVQYFFNQIDDCSCHYAPIVRPVMAVDNTDASTPVIYWVSMEGHLNIADMDGCTCNMVLGPGFNRGLPPTSLTVDKINLYWSNADKDSVYYVEKANPDDTRIKRLYLQSPRSLKAIGKSLQPYPVAECLVPRQVSDNVEVLKKFSNSIKIKLPEPVPHFACEKYNLPATLYTIYITECSAVDSTKCSNNRENMKLKTFKKEIEVENLKPFSRYMFQLSLSNYYSGLESSSPEPHQGVVIITEAGVPTRPENVEVQALTPTLAAVSWLPPKILNGAAVRYEIHWRPVQLVNGMRHNGEQSIKHTEQSSDGKLSATLQSLLPGQDYLICVRAYSTSSAIYNESLPQFLKMYPEPNNLTLTGTSVNSMNISWVPNKNLTIDYSLQYSIVGSDKWQTVVNPILRNDKVEFHIRKLQPKTFYRFKLTLRYPIYKVNVTWPSDARFTFQTSGDVPSAPGTPTITKVRGPVYQVNWEPAHARGSSITLYRLEGTILEDSDTMDKRRNETSEWRLYYNGTDTYWIIPDEMVQKYQFRVQAKNAYGLGTWSKASAVVDLSEAGSGIFVPPQHLGLILGLSVPLILGVMLLCFGFFLCPVYRQRKEDKKAVIPPAAPDVELATLREIPRGNFMQSNTLYATATQDDPDDSSLPKIKREQITLAKFLGSGAFGEVFQGIAKDLDGPGITGVAIKTLRKGASAQEKTEFLREARLMSPFRHKHVLRLLGVCLDTDPPLLVLELMKAGDLLTYLRASRCLQPSDPCALRLQDLLAMCEDVARGCQYLEELHFVHRDLACRNCLVSARDRENRVVKIGDFGLARDIYKNDYYRKEGEGLLPVRWMAPESLVDGVFTSQSDVWAFGVLMWEITSLGQQPYPARTNLEVLYHVRAGGRLPKPLNCPTPLHQLMLRCWSTADARPSFKACLDHIITLRSRTEDAAISPAHAGHYLSKQGVSNMAYFADENQNHNHSGNSWKSTSSEGSRDMQPFLPDSCNTTALLASGEIPKYLELIADNDVPDVRDTPTGGYEVPRPVQCLDKNEVQKESKIPELSDSQNESSNLDREQLEDVVNQKRESANNFDLTEPKRASISSTGEKFCILDSSRLANHVSKCIAATNSPSSIDDSRKSEKISTEIRGSLTSLSGRSSSSHGSSTSLTPSRPSSSLLNSQNTLPLKKNGATKQNILSSDTNGGRNTISKLSRTHSILQNGKANIPLAINSALLNSLRQTPDTGEDGNEIATYTNINSDAVRVNG; translated from the exons ATGTACGAGGAGCTCGCGGAATCTTGGCAATACTGCAGAAACGAATCGTGGGAAAAAGACAATCAGatcttaataaaaaatttacagccTTACACAAAGTACAGG tttcgcGTAGCCGTGATCCTGAAATCGACTCAGCACTCTAGGGAATCAATTGCTTCAGCTCCTAGTGTTCCAATCTTGACTAAACCCGAGGGTTTTCCATTGTCACCACCGGTAATTGTTAGGGCGGCAGCGGTAGATTGCTGCCGCGTGTCCGTGTCTTGGGAACCGGGACCGTTTCCAAACGGCCCACTTTTGTCCTATGTCCTGCGGCTGCAAGGGGGCAATTATTCCACGCTTAAG GATATTTCAGCTGTTGAAAATGTGACAGACCATTACATGTTTCAAAATCTGACGCCACATCAAAACTATTCTGTGAGCATAACGATGAGGAATAGCGAAGGGGAGGGACCTCCTGCCGTAATATACATTTCAACAACGCCCGAGCCAgctg TTACAGACATGCAACTACCGATACTGATTCTTGGAGGAGAGCACCAGGTGAAGAAGCAGGTCGCCGACTTGTTAGAAAATCCAGTCTTGATCTATGAAACGGCCAACAAAATTTGCGGTGTCGCGATACACGTTGCCTCTGGACAAGTATTCGTATCGGATTCAGGTGGCTACGTTTATCGAACATCGGTTGATGAAAAAACCGATCCTATTGTCGTGCTGAGCCCGGACCAAGTGAACTTCAAGCCACTGAGTTTATCCGTTGATTGGCTGAACTTGCATCTGTACGTCTTGGGAGAAGTCAAACACGCAACGACCGTCTGGCAAATAGCTCGTTGCAACCTGGATGGACGGGGACTGACCGTTGCGGTCGCAGCTTTTTTGTCCAAGCCTTCGCACATCGAAGTTGATCCGTACAACGGGTACCTGTTTTGGGTCAGCAAAGATGGATTATCTCGGTTGGATTTAGCCGATATTAGCAACGGTGTGAAGCACGAG ACACAGCCAGACCTTATACTCGAAGATTCGCATCTGGAGGCATTTATGGTCGATCACAGAAATTTTCGTCTGCTGATACCACATCCTATGCAAAACACGGTGTTGTCGGTTACTTTGGATGGTAGAGAAGTCTCGAATCTCCGAGCGAACACTCAGCAGCCGCAATTTCAGAACGTCGTTTCACTGGCTATGGCCAACGGTTTGTTTTATTGGGCAAACGGAAGGGATATACTGACGGAAGACTATCATCCAGGCCAGAACAGATACTTTCATAACTCGTATCCCTACAA GTCTTGCTACAGCGTAAATGTGCTGATGGACGCCAGTCAACCAGCTCCAGTTCCTGTCAATCCACCGACCGGTGTTCAGGCTGTTCTTGGAGCCGAAATGGCAAAGGTTTCTTGGAGAGCGCCGTATCTGCTCGGAGGACAGGGTAAAGGAGCTTGGCAAAACTGGTCCTACGAATTAGAAATCAAAGATGAAATAACCGGGAAAGCTGTTCATCAAAAAGGAATCCGTTTATTGTCTCACACTGTTCATCGATTGAGAGAGAGAACTAAGTATTCGATAAAGGCTGCGGCATATACGAGCGCCGGACGAGGTCCCTGGTCTACAGAATTTCGAGGACGAACATTGAG AGATCCAAAAGGCGAGCCCTACGCTTCTATATTGTGGTCCGCGACTGAAGGATTATTGAAGAGTGACGTGACCGGAGAAAACGTGGAGACTTTGATACACAGGGCAAGCTGGAAGGACTCTGAAATGCAGTATCACATTGTCGACGTTGCGTGGTACAAAGACCTGCTCTACTTGGTCGGTAATAACTCGGTTTTGTACTGCTATAACACGACTAGCCATGAGAATAACAGAATGCACATAAATTCCGTTGGAAGCGTCGCTGTCGATTGGATATCGAAAAAACTCTACTGGGCAAATCCAAATCAGCAAATA ATAACCAGAGCAAACTTGGATGGAACTCATCAAGAACCAATGTCAATACTGGCAATTGTCAAGGAATTGATGATAGACTCGTTGGAAGCCTATTTGTATTGGTCGACTGGATATGCGGTCGAAGTATCGAGACTTAATGGCCAAGACAGAAGATTCTATTATTccgatgaaatatttatcggtAAGCAAGTAATGGGTTTGACGTTGGATACGGAGAACAAATTTGTGTATTGGATTGTCAGGAGTTACGAAAGCGGATCGATACTCTACAAAGCACCAACGTCCGAAAGAATACCtttgaatgataaaattattccagAGCAg AAATATTTGGAATTTCAGGTTTCAGCGTTACAATATCCTAACATACAAGGGCCACTTTGTTACTTTTCGGAGCACTTGCTGTGGCTCCAAGATGATAGAAATGCAGTTATCGGAGATTTGTCTGGTCAAAACACAGCCATTATCAACGGAATAACCTTGTCCGGTCTTCAGATGGTTGCCATAATGGATCACGCTCTTCACAAGTATCCGAAGAATTTATCTGCGAATAGCATTGTTGTATTACCGTCTGCGGTAAGCATAGACAGCATAAGAGTGGAAGGTAAATGGAACAATTTCAACGTCTCGTGGAACCCTGTGAAGAATGTAAACTACGGAACGGTCTTTTACGAGGTGAAATTCGCGGATTATATAAACACGAATACGAATTCAGAAATCACTAAGGAAACAACGATACCTTACCACAAttccgaaatattttcaccatacGCCATATTGGAAGTAACCATAAAAGCGTTCACTTATTGGGGAATGTCACATAACACACGAAAAATTCTGAGATCTCCTCAAGCGAAACCTAGTCAACCAACAAACGCAAGAGGATTCGTTGAATTTGATAAGAAACCACTTAGCGACGAGACTAATATTTCCGCGGTGTTCAG ATGGGATCCACCCGATCATCCCAACGGCTTGATCCAAGTTTACGCAATAGACTGTTGGTACATGCTGGAAGGTATGAACATAGACATTTGCAACTGTCTCAATGTAAATTCGACAATGTTGGAATACCGATTGTATCAGTTGCTGCCGAACACAACTTACTACTTCCGAGTGCAGGCATACACAGAAGTCGGTGGCGGATGGTTCACCGACATCGTCAATATATCAACTGATTACGAAAATCCTGTACCGAAAATATTGGTGGCTACACCAGAGGCTGTGAGAATTTCAGATTTGGACAGACAAATCAACGACACGATAACCAGACATGTCGCTATTGAAGTGGCCTACTCTGCGGTGGAGAATAAAGTATATGGAATAAACGAAATGCAGGAGATGATGCTCGCGGATATCGATAGTCCGAACGTAACAAAAATTCTTAAATTGAACAATACCGCGTCAAGTTTATGCGTCAATTGGGTTACCAGGACCTTATTTTGGACGGAAGCAGATTACGGAGAATCTGTTAGTAGAAATATTATGCGACTGGATTTAACAGCGTGGGAAGCAGGCTATACAATCGCCGAGAAAATAATAACCACTAGGAACGCAACGTTGAATTTGGATATATCACCTCTGACAGG AACATTGTATTGGATCGAGTTAGTTCAAGCCGATCGTGGAGTGACGATGCAATCAAATTTGAACGGAGAAAATGTTCAGTATTTCTTCAACCAAATTGACGACTGCTCGTGTCATTATGCGCCGATTGTGAGACCGGTCATGGCGGTCGACAATACGGACGCCTCTACTCCTGTAATTTATTGGGTCTCAATGGAAGGCCACTTGAACATCGCAGACATGGATGGATGTACTTGTAATATGGTGCTCGGTCCAG GTTTTAACAGAGGTTTACCACCGACGTCATTGACAGTGGACAAGATCAATCTTTACTGGTCAAACGCGGATAAGGACAGTGTTTATTACGTGGAAAAGGCCAATCCGGATGACACCAGAATCAAAAGACTTTACTTGCAGAGCCCGCGTAGTCTTAAAGCCATTGGAAAATCTTTGCAGCCTTATCCAGTTGCCGAATGCTTGGTTCCGAGACAAGTATCTGATAATGTTGAAGTtctgaagaaattttcaaactccaTCAAGATCAAGTTACCTGAACCTGTGCCCCACTTCGCATGTGAGAAATATAATCTTCCGGCAACACTGTATACCATTTACATTACCGAATGCTCCGCGGTAGATTCTACTAAGTGTAGCAACAACAGAGAAAATATGAAACTGAAGACTTTCAAGAAGGAAATCGAAGTTGAAAATCTTAAACCGTTTAGTAGATACATGTTTCAGCTGAGTTTGAGCAACTACTACAGTGGCTTGGAGTCTTCCAGTCCTGAACCACACCAGggagtagtaataataacggAGGCAGGAGTTCCAACGAGGCCAGAAAATGTCGAAGTTCAAGCACTAACGCCAACTTTAGCGGCGGTTAGTTGGCTCCCACCAAAAATATTAAACGGAGCAGCTGTTCGCTATGAAATTCATTGGAGACCAGTGCAGCTTGTTAACGGAATGAGACACAACGGCGAACAGTCGATTAAACACACCGAGCAATCTTCGGATGGAAAACTATCTGCGACGCTGCAGTCATTATTGCCGGGACAAGATTACCTGATATGTGTTCGCGCTTACTCGACTTCCAGTGCTATTTACAACGAAAGCCTTCCTCAATTCCTGAAAATGTATCCAGAACCAAACAACTTGACGCTGACTGGTACCAGTGTCAACTCGATGAACATATCATGGGTGCCGAATAAAAATCTGACTATTGACTACAGTCTGCAGTACTCGATAGTGGGATCGGACAAATGGCAGACAGTTGTCAATCCGATACTTCGAAATGATAAGGTGGAATTCCACATTCGTAAACTGCAACCGAAAACTTTCTACAGATTTAAATTGACGCTAAGGTATCCAATTTATAAGGTTAACGTCACCTGGCCGTCAGACGCGAGATTTACTTTCCAAACATCAG GCGATGTTCCAAGCGCTCCTGGAACTCCCACAATAACAAAGGTGCGTGGTCCGGTCTATCAAGTTAATTGGGAGCCTGCACACGCTCGTGGATCTTCGATCACGTTGTATCGTCTTGAAGGAACCATCTTAGAAGATTCCGATACTATGGATAAACGTCGCAACGAAACTAGCGAATGGCGCCTCTACTATAACGGGACAGACACTTACTGGATAATCCCAGACGAAATGGTGCAAAAGTAccaatttcgagttcaagCAAAGAACGCGTATGGCCTTGGAACTTGGAGTAAAGCCAGCGCAGTGGTTGACTTAAGTGAGGCTGGGAGTGGGATATTTGTCCCTCCGCAACACCTGGGATTGATACTAGGACTCAGTGTTCCTCTGATCCTCGGAGTGATGCTATTATGTTTTGGCTTTTTCCTTTGTC CAGTCTACCGGCAACGTAAAGAGGATAAAAAGGCAGTGATTCCACCAGCTGCGCCGGACGTTGAATTAGCAACGTTACGTGAAATTCCGCGCGGAAATTTTATGCAGTCAAACACGTTGTACGCAACTGCGACGCAAGACGACCCGGACGACTCTTCGCTGCCAAAGATAAAAAGGGAGCAAATAACGCTGGCCAAATTCCTGGGTAGCGGTGCATTCGGAGAG GTTTTTCAAGGCATTGCGAAGGACCTGGACGGTCCTGGAATAACTGGAGTGGCTATAAAGACTCTTAGAAAAGGGGCGTCTGCGCAAGAGAAGACTGAATTTTTACGCGAGGCTCGACTTATGAGTCCCTTCAGGCACAAGCACGTTCTTCGACTGCTTGGAGTTTGCCTAGACACAGATCCGCCGCTGCTGGTGTTGGAGCTAATGAAGGCTGGGGATCTGTTGACGTATTTGAGAGCCAGCCGCTGTCTACAGCCATCGGATCCCTGCGCTCTTCGACTTCAAGATCTTCTTGCTATGTGCGAAGATGTGGCGAGAGGCTGCCAATACCTGGAGGAACTTCATTTTGTTCACAGAGACCTAGCTTGCAGGAACTGCCTGGTATCCGCCAGGGACAGAGAGAACCGTGTGGTAAAAATTGGAGACTTTGGACTCGCAAGAGACATCTATAAAAACGATTACTACCGCAAG GAGGGCGAAGGCCTACTGCCGGTACGATGGATGGCACCGGAGTCTCTAGTGGATGGGGTATTTACCTCTCAAAGTGACGTGTGGGCGTTCGGTGTTTTGATGTGGGAAATCACTTCCCTGGGCCAGCAGCCATACCCGGCAAGAACAAATCTGGAAGTGCTATACCACGTTAGAGCTGGCGGAAGACTGCCAAAGCCGCTAAATTGTCCAACGCCGTTACATCAGTTGATGCTGCGCTGCTGGAGCACGGCGGATGCTAGACCCAGTTTTAAGGCTTGTTTGGATCATATAATAACGCTCAGAAGCAGAACAGAAGATGCCGCGATCAGCCCTGCACATGCTGGCCATTACTTATCTAAACAAG GCGTGTCTAACATGGCTTACTTTGCTGATGAGAATCAAAATCATAACCACTCAG GCAACTCCTGGAAATCTACAAGCTCCGAAGGCAGTAGAGACATGCAGCCATTTTTACCCGATTCTTGCAACACGACGGCACTTTTAGCGTCCGGAGAAATTCCGAAATATTTAGAATTAATAGCAGATAACGACGTACCTGATGTTAGAGATACTCCGACTGGTGGCTATGAAGTACCGAGACCCGTACAGTGCCTGGATAAAAATGAAGTTCAAAAGGAAAGCAAAATACCAGAACTATCAGATTCGCAAAATGAAAGCTCAAACTTGGATCGTGAACAATTGGAAGATGTTGTAAATCAAAAAAGAGAATCGGCGAATAACTTTGACTTGACGGAACCAAAAAGAGCCTCCATTTCCAGCACAGGAgaaaaattctgcattttGGATAGCTCAAGGTTGGCTAATCATGTTTCCAAATGTATAGCCGCGACGAACTCTCCGAGTTCCATTGACGACAGTCGCAAGAGCGAAAAAATCTCAACAGAAATCAGAGGATCGCTGACTAGTTTGAGCGGTAGAAGCAGCAGCTCCCACGGCTCGTCGACAAGCTTGACTCCTTCTAGGCCAAGCTCGTCGTTATTAAATTCTCAGAATACTTTGCCATTGAAGAAGAATGGGGCAACTAAGCAAAACATTCTATCGAGCGATACGAATGGTGGAAGaaatacaatttcgaaattaagCAGGACACATTCGATTCTGCAAAACGGGAAAGCGAATATACCTTTAGCAATAAATAGTGCCTTACTGAATTCTCTCAGGCAAACACCAGATACAGGTGAAGATGGAAATGAGATCGCTACCTATACAAATATAAACTCTGACGCGGTCAGAGTAAATGGGTAA
- the LOC107220881 gene encoding FHA domain-containing protein DDL, producing the protein MGRTKRERKASSSENESDSSKDEGSSNSSDAKEQAPPSPKQRKRQMEKEERVRPKEMRQDRNVERSRWESPDGRKRKHSPQSQNQRYPASRDDRRKGHRERQDGGEARTKWEKKERDRDIDRDLEKRRKEDNRSQNESDNQRRRERDAPERSNRNYNGENRPVDRFDGRRQNERKSPRRDERNRGFEERERGRHNSGRGGRRGGRGNRFGDGDGPRSSFDGSRVKGEPSPEWGKADMKKENNGKPIEKEKPNFEPSGKLTEDANTVNGVVIKYTEPMEARKPKRRWRLYPFKGEKALPTLYVHRQSAYLMGRDRKVADIPLDHPSCSKQHAALQFRLVSFQREDGGEGKRVRPYLIDLESANGTHVNDIKLEPKRYHELLERDVLRFGFSSREYVLLHEQSKDDALDDDVPFTSAVPK; encoded by the exons ATGGGGCGAACGAAAAGGGAACGCAAGGCTAGCAGTTCAGAGAACGAGTCTGATAGTTCCAAGGACGAAGGTTCGTCGAATTCAAGTGATGCCAAAGAACAAGCACCGCCTTCGCCGAAGCAGCGCAAGAGGCAGATGGAGAAAGAAGAACGTGTAAGGCCAAAGGAAATGCGCCAGGACAGAAACGTAGAAAGATCAAGATGGGAAAGCCCGGACGGAAGGAAGCGGAAGCACAGTCCTCAGTCTCAGAACCAACGGTACCCGGCGTCACGCGACGACAGAAGAAAGGGTCACAGAGAGCGCCAGGACGGCGGAGAGGCCAGAACCAAGTGGGAGAAAAaggagagagatagagatatAGACAGAGATTTGGAAAAGCGAAGGAAGGAGGATAACCGCAGCCAAAATGAATCTGACAACCAGCGGAGGCGGGAACGAGATGCTCCGGAAAGGTCGAACAGAAACTACAACGGTGAAAATCGACCCGTCGATAGGTTTGACGGCAGAAGGCAGAACGAAAGGAAGTCCCCTCGGCGAGACGAGAGGAACAGGGGGTTTGAAGAGCGAGAACGAGGTAGACATAACAGCGGTAGAGGTGGCAGGCGAGGGGGTAGAGGAAACAGATTCGGGGATGGCGATGGGCCGAGAAGCAGTTTCGACGGCTCCAGAGTAAAGGGTGAGCCGTCGCCGGAATGGGGAAAAGCGGATATGAAAAAGGAGAACAATGGGAAGCCAATTGAGAAGGAGAAGCCAAATTTCGAGCCTTCTGGAAAGTTGACGGAAGACGCAAATACTGTGAACGGTGTGGTGATAAAATACACAGAACCAATGGAGGCGCGAAAGCCGAAGCGCCGTTGGAGACTCTATCCCTTCAAGGGTGAGAAGGCGTTGCCCACCCTCTACGTCCATAGGCAGTCTGCTTACCTGATGGGCAGGGATCGCAAGGTTGCGGATATTCCTCTGGACCATCCGTCTTGCTCCAAACAGCATGCCGCTCTGCAGTTTAGGCTTGTCTCATTCCAGAGGGAAGATGGTGGCGAAGGAAAGAGGGTCAGACCGTATTTGATAGACCTAGAATCTGCCAACGGCACTCATGTTAATGACATCAAACTCGAGCCTAAAAGGTATCACGAGCTCTTGGAGAGGGATGTTCTGCGCTTTGGATTCAGCTCTCGGGAATACGTTCTTCTGCACGAACAGAGTAAGGATGATGCTCTGGATGATGACGTCCCATTTACATCTGCTGTTCCG AAATGA